In the genome of Chitinivorax tropicus, one region contains:
- the hemF gene encoding oxygen-dependent coproporphyrinogen oxidase gives MDIEGVKAYFTGLQARIVDALAALDGQAWLADSWQRAEGGGGVSRLVENGKVFERGGVNFSHVKGAKLPPSASAHRPELAGRAWEAMGVSLVLHPHNPYVPTVHMNVRFFVATQPGSEPVWWFGGGMDLTPYYGAEEDAVHFHRTCQAALAPFGAQYHPKFKQWCDEYFFLKHRNEPRGVGGIFFDDLSDISFVHAFGLTQSVGDHFLTAYLPIVERRVGMPYGERERDFQLYRRGRYVEFNLVFDRGTLFGLQSGGRTESILMSMPPEVRWRYDWHPESGSPEEALYRKFLIAKDWV, from the coding sequence ATGGATATCGAAGGTGTCAAAGCGTACTTCACAGGGTTGCAGGCGCGGATTGTCGATGCATTGGCTGCGCTGGATGGGCAGGCTTGGCTGGCAGACAGCTGGCAACGCGCCGAAGGTGGAGGAGGGGTTTCCCGCCTGGTGGAGAACGGCAAGGTGTTTGAACGGGGTGGGGTGAATTTTTCGCATGTCAAAGGGGCCAAACTGCCACCTTCGGCATCGGCACATCGCCCCGAGTTGGCCGGACGGGCGTGGGAGGCCATGGGCGTGTCACTGGTGCTTCACCCACATAACCCATATGTCCCGACCGTGCACATGAATGTCCGCTTCTTCGTGGCGACTCAGCCCGGCAGCGAACCGGTATGGTGGTTCGGTGGGGGAATGGATCTGACCCCCTACTACGGTGCCGAGGAAGATGCTGTGCATTTCCACCGGACCTGTCAGGCAGCCTTGGCACCCTTCGGCGCTCAATATCACCCCAAATTCAAGCAATGGTGTGACGAGTATTTTTTCCTGAAACACCGCAACGAGCCGCGTGGCGTCGGCGGAATCTTCTTTGACGACCTGTCTGATATCAGCTTTGTCCACGCATTCGGGCTGACTCAAAGTGTCGGTGACCATTTCCTGACGGCCTACCTGCCCATCGTCGAGCGCAGGGTGGGCATGCCATATGGCGAGCGGGAGCGCGACTTCCAGCTGTATCGGCGTGGTCGTTATGTGGAATTCAACCTGGTATTTGATCGCGGCACATTGTTCGGCCTGCAATCTGGTGGGCGTACCGAGTCGATCCTGATGTCGATGCCACCCGAAGTGCGTTGGCGATACGACTGGCACCCTGAATCTGGGTCGCCGGAAGAGGCGTTATACAGGAAATTCCTGATTGCCAAAGATTGGGTGTGA